CATGTCTAGAGCAAGACAAGCCAGAAAGGGTCAGGGTCAGAAAACTGGCTATAAGATTTAACGAAGAGATTAAAACTATTATCCATCTCCCTTACCCCATGTGAAGCTTCCTATCATGCTTTCCAGTGAACAGAGAGAAACATAGcttggcatctggttccatcacttaatggcaaatagaaggggaaaaagtggaaacagtggcacattttacttttttgggttttaaaatcactgtggacagtgactgcagtcatgaaattaaaagatgcttgctccttggaagaaaagctatgatgaacctagatagcactctattaaaaagcagagatatcactttgctgatgaaAGTCCATatagttgaagctatggtttttccagtagtcatgtacagatgtgagagttggatcataaagaaggctgaatgccaaagaattgatgcttttgcattgtggtgctgtggtggctcagatgataaagaattagcctgcaaagtggtagacttgggttcaatcccagggttgggaaagatcccctggaggagggcatggcaacccacttcagtattcttgcctggagaatccccgtggacagaggagcctggtgggctgcagtccatggggttgcaaagagtcagacatgactgagcgattaagcccGCGGCTATCaccactggagaagactcttgagagtcccttggaatgcaaggagatcaaaccagtcaatcctaaagcaaatctgccctgaacattcactgaaaggactgatgatgaagctgagactccaaaactttggccacctgatgtgaagaactgactcatttgaaaagaccctgattctgggaagattgaaggcaggaggagaaggggacgacagaggatgagatggttggatggcatcatcaactcaatggacatgagtttgagaaaactctgggagacagtataggacagggaagcatggcatgttgcagtccatggggttgcaaagagttggacttgacttggcgactgaacaacaacagaatgagaaaaaagtcaaaatgtTGAGTGAGATAATTTGGGAGTGAGTTTGTTTGATTTCccattttttctatatatttttatggGGATATGGTCAGAAAATACACATGCACTGAAGTGAAAGTCAGCCAGGTGGCCAAGCCTTAGGCAAATTTATACTCATTTTACAGCCTTGCTACTCAAAGCAAGGTCCCTAGACTCCAGTATCGGCATCACCTATGAGTTTGTTAGAAATACATGGTCTTATGTCCTATTCTGGAACTGCTAAATTAGAATCTGTACTGTAAGCAGATCCCTGAGTGATCTGCACACTAAAATTTGAAACGTAACACTTGATAGAGATCACTTggctttttctcctcctttttggATTAATCTGGGAATACACTTAGAGAAGACTCAATGGTTTGAACACGGATTGCTTTCTGTAACCTGTAGTGATTCATTTAATGTGGTGCTCTCTTTTTCAACCAGCTGTGTGCTTCTAGGTCACCAATGCTTGCTGTCTTAGGAAATGATTACACATTATAACTTACTCTGTGGGAGGCACATTCGTCTATACAAACTGAAACTGGAAACTTGTCTTTAAGCAAAATTATATGATATACATCAAAGGTATCGTGCAATTGTGGAAGTTGACAAGCTACTAACACTTACCAAAGAAAAGCTGCAAGAAATACTTCATTTTACCACTAGGTGGAAATAGAGTAATTTTGAGTATTTTCTTCAGGGCTATCAACTACTGCAACAGTACTTCATAAACTGGAAGAGATCTAAGAAATCAATTAGTCTAATCCTTACCTCCTTAATTCCATAGATGAGAGAACTGAGGTTCAAAGATATTAAAGAAAACTTTATCTGTCTTGTAATTGGTTGTCTTGTAGAGCCACTGGGTAAAGAAATGCTAGAGTAATTCAGGATTCTTCAGCCATTTTCACCTACAAgaataaatactattttattaTCCTCTAGCAtgatggatggagaaggcaatggcatcccactccagtactcttggaaaatcccatggacggaggagcctggtgggctgcagtctatggggtcgctaagagttggacacgactgagcgacttcactttcagttttcactttgatgcattggagaaggaaatggcaacccactccagtgttcttgcctgaagaatcccagggacgggggagcctggtgggctgccgtctatggggtctcacagagtcggacacgactgaagccacttagcagtagcagcagcagcatgatggaACACATGATGTGACACTGTATTGATTGTCTCTGTGCTGCCACTAAAACTAATGACCAGCATGGCTCCTTCTGCTTTTAAAGATAGGCTGCAACAAAGTTATTGGCACTTCTtccctgtgtgtgctaagtcgtttcagtcgtgttgtactctgtgtgacactatggactggagcccaccaggaaactctgtttatgggattctccaggtaagaatactggaaagggttgtcatgccctcctccaggagatcttcctgacccagggattgaacccatgtctcttatgtctcctgcattggcaggtgggttctttaccactagcgccacctgggaagccctgtatcctAATGTAATTAATCTCAACCAAGTGATAATTCTCTTCCCTTTGTCcaatgaagagatgctcaaccactgtagactgaaaaaaaaaatgcacaaactaaaagttgagaattatattTTACTTGGTGAACTTTCTAAGAACTTAAGCCAGGGATACAGCCTCtcagctctgagggactgctcaGAAGAGATAAGGGAGAAGCCAGGATGTATAGCTTTTGCTGAAAACAACAatagaacaaacaaaaaccctatgTAGTCAAATATCAAAAGATAACTGCTACACACAAAAATGGACATCTCACAAtaatgattttagtgtttttctttgtatgggaagatgcaagagtctgggctcattgaaattattttttgataTGCATCTTAACTACCTAGGGACAGGATGCTGTTTTTCCTCCATCCAGAATCTCTTCAGGGCGCACATCAGGACCACTGCTGTATCCTGTTGCTGGCTACAGCAACATCCCTTGTTTTCTGAAATGACAGGTGATAGTCTTTGTCCACAATTCCATAAAGTCATACTAGACTTTACTCAGATTTGTTTTCacagcatttttttgtttttacatttatattggGTTCAAGCTAAGTAGCCTAGAACAGGACTTTAGTTTGAAGGTTAAAGAAATACTTAATGTTTTTCAGAGTTTGTAATCCAttactgggcttccttggtgactcagcagtaaggctcagaggttaaagtgtctgcctgcaatgcgggagacctgggtttgatccatgggttgggaagttcccctggagaaggaaatggcaacccactccagtattcttgcctggagaatcccatggacagaggagcctggtgggctacagtccatggggtagcaaagagttgggcacaactgagcgaccttacTTACTTACTGGGCTTCCtcggtgactcagcagtaaagagttcgtctgcaatgcaggagatccaggttcgatccctgggttgggaagatgccctggaggaggaaatggcaacccaccccagtattcttgctgggaaaatcccatagacagaagcctggagggctatggtccatggggttgcaaagtcagacacgactgaagcatctgAGCACAAGGCACACAATCCATTACTAGGACTCTTAAGAAAGGAAGGGAATCTGAATTTAGGGGTTGAGGGACTTTAGAAATAACCTGACTTCAATCTCTCTCCATGTCTATAATACAGTTGAGAGGCATCAGAGAACAAGGGATTAAATGCATTGCTCAGAGTAGCAGAGCCATCACCATGCCCTTTGGCTCTGTCCCATGGGAGACACTAACAGGTATTTTGATCTGTATCTTTGTTTTGTCGATGTGTTTTAACCACAAAAGGATTATTTCCATTTGTTGACCGAAAAAAATGCACAAGCTAAAAGCTGAACGTGTGTgcgctcagtggctcagtcgtgtccgactctctgagatcccatagactataggcAAAGTTGAGAAGTATGTTTTATTCGGTGGAATTCCTGAGGACTTAAGCCTGGAAGATgacctctcagatagctctgaggattTGTTGCAAAGAGGTAAGGGAatagccaggatatataggagctTTTGCAACTAAAACCAGatagtcagaacatcaaaagattagtGTTAAAGAAAACCAGGTATCTCCACTTAATGATTTCAGTGCTTTGCTTTCTTATGTATGGGAAGAGGCAAGAATCTGCTCATACTTGGGCAGTCTctccatctgactctttgtgaccccatgcactgtaccctgccaggctcctatgtccatgggatttcccatgcaagaatactggagtgggttgccatttcctcctccaggggatcttcccgccctaAGGACTGCATGCACAACTCCTTCATTGGCAcacggattctttagcactgaggcaccaggagagctgcaagaatctgggctcactGAGATCACTCCTTTGATGTGCTTCTTACCTATCTAGGGGCAGGATCCTGCTTTTCTCCAACCCGGAATCCCCTCATGGTGCAGAGTTAGGGCAGTGCTTCGGCTGAGGCCTGCAACATCCTTTGCTTACTGACTTGGCAGGCCACATTTTTTCATCCACACACTCATCACATCAAAAGTgtgtttaaaagttaaattttggATAATGCTTCTGGTATAAAAATGATTTCTTGTACCTAAGTATTTAGTATCAAGGTGTCGTTTTCCTTTTGACATTTCTATCGAGTGGTTGATTATGATAATCTAAAAACTAGTATTCCAGTACTGAGTCCTGGTTATTATCATATTCaatacaaaaatggaaaaacatgTTGACCTAGCACATTAAGAAGGCAAATCCAAGCACACAGGGGCTGCTTCTCTGGAAGGTAGGGGCAGTGGGCCATGCCAAGTGTCCAGAAGCCAGCACTTGGTCTGCTGGGCAAATGATGTGCTCAGCTGCCCTCAGAACAGGGACATTTTCTGGGAGCAGTTGAGCCTCAAGTATGGGACATGCCAGCCCTTAGTGGCACAACTATGTGACCTGAGTCACTCAGTATTAAAATGGTGCCACTGGGGAAACTGGGGTAACCCTAGGATTAGGATAAGAATACATTGCAGGTGAGTAAAGGTCCTGAGGCATTCCTCAGGACATTTCCTGAGGAGATTTCCTCAGGAAAAGACAAGCTCAGATTTCAGTTCGTTAGGGAAGGAGCAAGAAGAACCAGTGTCTTGGAATAATTCAGGGGACTGTATGTAGCCTCTACTCTTAATCCCATGAAGAGGAGGGTGAGCTTGAGGCAGCCAGGTGTGGTTCTATTTCACAAAGTCTAGAATGGGAGGAACCTGGACACGAATTCTGGTTCTTCCACCCTGCAAACTTTCCCTGCCTCatttctctttcagaaaattgggATAATATCCTTGAGTAAAAATGCAGTGGGCATCAGCATTAACAGATATAAAGGGGCCAGGAAGTACAGCATGTAGCAagaaggcattcaataaatggagCTTATCGCCACCAAGGTGGCTACCCTCTCTGTGTGGCAATTTCCACATCTCACTCCGACTCACTCCCACAGCAACCCAGGAGCACAAAGAGCCTGTGACAGGCTCTCTTTGAAAAGTAGAACGTTCTACTTACAAGTAAATACAGGGTAGTATTAAGATTAAAGGAGAAGAGGAGAACCACTGGAGTCTAAAGACTTGGGAGCCTGAGGAGAAATTGTTCAGGGCTCCGCTCagctgaaaatataaataataaaacatacttGAATGAGAACATTTAATAGCAATGGCAGTCACTTAAACTGATAACCTTCTACAGAGTCTAAGTTTGGAAACCGAACTGCCTGGGACATCTCCCTGCACCCAGGACCTTCTGATAAGATAGCCTAACTCAACTCAGGTTAGAGGCCCTCCGAGGCCCTAGCTGGGCCGGGAGTGGCCTGAGGGTGGGAACAGGTTATTGCAGGAGGGTGTTTCCCCCCCACCCTCGCCCCAGCAGTGATTAAAGAGGCGAAGAAGTTTATCGATCAGTCAATTAAACTACTGATCGATTCCTGGGATCATCAATTCATGGGAACCGAACGAAGGCTAATCGATACTTTGAGGGTGTCACGAATGGGAAGAGGGGCTGCGGCTTGGCATGGGATCAACGGGCCCGAGAGAGCCGGGGCGGGTCCGCCCGTAGCCCCTCTGGCTTCCTGGGCGTGCGGAGGCGCGGGAAGGGCAGGGGCTGGCGTCCGTGGTGGCATGGGGCGCGTCGAACTAGGACTAGTCCCAGCTCGCAGGAACAGCCCGCGGAGCCCCAGCGGCCGCGGCAGGTGGAGCAGTTTAGCTTTTTTGGACCCCAGGAGCCAGGCCCAGGGgcgccgggggcggggcgggcaggCGAGGCGCGCTTCTCATTGGCCGCCGGGCACCGCCCGCGCAAGCGCTCGGTCTTTATAAAGCCGCGCGCGTGGCTAGCCAACCGCACGCCTGATTCCCGGCGCCCTACCTTCCGCAGCTCACCTGTCACGCCTGTCCGCTCGGACCCACCATGGCCACCGTTCAGCAGCTGGTAGGAAGATGGCGCTTAGTGGAGAGCAAAGGATTTGACGAATACATGAAGGAAGTAGGTAAGGTTCCCCGCCATGCGGCACTGCAACGTGGCACGTGTGTGGGGCTGTCTGTCCGTAGGCCCACTTCGGCATGCTAGGCTGAAAGGCTGGGCGTGCGTGGCCGCCCACCCCCGAGCCTGTTATCCTCCACCTCCGACCCTCATCGCAGGCGAGCATCGGAGAGCGCCTCGCGCCCGCCCCGGATTCCCCGGACCATCGGCCTCGATCAGTCCCTCTCTCTGCTGCTTTCCCCGGGCCCACGCGACCCCTGCTTTCCTGCCCTTTAGCGCGCtcacccctctcccaccccaagCTTCTTTTCTTTCGCCCCCTGCAGGCGGCCCTCTTAACTTTCCCGAATTTTCTTGCCCCACCACTCGTCCGCTTTTCTGCCATTGCCCTCCCTCGCATTCGCCCGGTCGTGGCCGCACCTACTTGCCCTGACCCACCTTGCCGCATCTTTTGTTCCCAGGTGGCGCGCAGGGTCCCCTCCCTCTTCTACACCCGGACTCGGTTTCCAGCCGAAATCCGGGCTACCGCTTCAGCTTCCATTCCGCTCTCGGTTGCATCTCCCCCACCCCTAGAGCCCCCGCCCGCCTTCGCCGTGTGCGTCGGGCCATTTTGGGTTGGCCGGGCTCCCCCGGTGGAGCATCAGGGCATCTTCCTCTCCACGCCCCGGAGCGGGGCTCAGAGGCGTGGCGCTGGCGACAGTGACCTGTTGGCACTGCTTGACTCGGCGCTGCGGTGGCCAGGTGGCGTGTGGGAGGAGCGCGGTGAGGTCGACTGTACCCGGGGTGGCAGTGCCCTGCAACCTTCTCCATCTAGAGGGTGGAGGGCAGAGAGGCTTAGCCGGGAGACCGCAGTCAGAAACTACCGGTCTTTCAGCTACTTTCCAACTGCATCCAAGATGGGCGTGGCCTTACCCAagacacttgatttttttttttttttttaatttttgcagcgttgtgttgatttctgccacacAGCAAGGGGAACCAGCCATGATTATGCATGTATCCGGTCCCTTCcaagcctccctcccttccccccaccccattcctccaggtcatcgcagagcacctGACTGGGCTCCCAGTTCTACACAACAACTTCTCGCCAGTTATCCGTCTTACAGctgatagtgtgtgtgtgttgatgctACCTTCTGCATTCCTCCCTCTCTGTCCTCCCTCACTGTGTCaataagtccattctctatatctgcagTTCTATTTCttccctgcagataggttcatcagtatcatttttctagattccatatatatgccttaatacCTAGCAACTCCACTACTGGGTatatgccctgagaaaaccaaaattgtaaaagatgcatgtaccccaatgttcataccaTCACTCTTGAGGATAGTTCTAGTGACCTAGATGAcctagatgaacctagagcctgttctaCAGAGTGAAGCACTTCTTAAAAGCCTTCCAAGGGAGGATTTGTCTCTGTAGGGAAATTCAAGTTCTCTTGCTCAAAATGGTGTTGgattttctgttgtctttttcGTAAGCCAGTGATAATGATAAAGAGTGCTGATTGTGACATTGGGTAGATTGGCAAAGATGAACCTTTGTCACAGGCCCCTAGGAAGTGAAGCATAGCAAAAATCCTGTCTGACACAACTGCTGTTTTAGAAGCTAGCCTCCCGCAGATAGTAACTTTCTGTTACCAAATGTTAAGTGAGTGAAGAAGTCATTACAAAGACCTAGACCCCGAAGTACCCTGAAGTACTTTAAAAACACACCTTCTAGCCGATGGCTGGTTAAGTCTGGCTCTGGTGAATCTTAAGTGTGTTTATGATCCTGTGAATAAAACaaggcagtattttttttttcccctcccctctaTACCTTGATCAAAGTGACTCTGGACAAAAAGCAACTAACTGCACTCACAAAGGagaaatacatatgtgtgtgttcacCTGAGTGAGAACCACAGTAGGTGGTCTCTCTGCCCATTGAAACCAAACATGTTTATCAGATGGCTTGTTTCCAGAGTTCTGGAGTCAGGAAGGTTGTCAAGGTACAGTTCATTAGAGAGCAGTCAAGGTGTGGAAAGAGCAGAGCCCTTTCTTTATTTGTCCAAAGTGAGAAAATAATGACTCAACTAATGAAACAAAGCACCAGTGCCTAGCTGGTGAAAGAGAAGGCTCCGTGGGGACATGTCAAGCTGGGCTGACATCATCAAGTCGGTTACTCTGCTTAGGCTGTAGTCGCCATATCCATGAAACTGAGATTTGGCCTAGAACCAAGTTTCCTACTAAATGTTAATATTAGGGGGAAATACatagattataaaataaatgtattaatagaGTAATCTGAGTTACAGAGTTCTGAAATACTCTTTCTGAGGGTAAGATTTTTCCTGTTTGTTAGCATCATGTTTGTGCGGTTAACTCTTAAACTGCAATTTGAATATCTCAGGATTGATACTGATTTTGTGTAGTCTACTAATCAAATATTTATCAGGGACCTGTGTGCTAGACTGTGTGCTCGACTGCTGTGTCATATAATACAGTGGTTGGCATAACTGAGGAAATTATAGAAGTCAGGCTATCTTCCTTAAGTTTCTGAGGGCCAACATGGCACGGTGTCTTAAAGCTGAGATTTAGAGCCAGGCTGCCTGCGTTGTTGGTTCTCAGCACCTCCCTGCTTAGCTGGATGAGCTTGAGTAAGTTACATCAAAGCCTCACTTACTCATCTGTCAGATGGAGACTATCTACCTCTCACAAGGTCCTTGCCAGGCTTCCATGAATAGTATAGTATACTGTCAAGTACTAGCACTTGGTAAGTGCTGGATATGTGTATGTTCACAGTTGTTATTGATGACTGCTGCTGTTAagtagcttcagtcctgtccgactctgtgcgaccccatagacagcagcccaccaggctcccccgtccctgggatcctccaggcaagagtactggagtgggttgccattgtcttcccTTCCCCATTGATGACTGAATAGTTGAAAATATGCACAGCATGGTGATTGCAATTGAATTACTCCTTTTATTATGTAAACAGGAAATTTGGTCTTCCGGGTATCTAACATGGTATAACTTTCTACAGGAGTGGGGATGGCTCTGCGAAAAGTGGGTGCGATGGCCAAACCAGACTGTATCATCACTTCTGATGGCAAAAACCTCAGCATAAAGACTGAGAGCACTTTGAAAACAACACAGTTTTCCTGTAAACTGGGAGAGAAGTTTGAAGAGACCACAGCTGATGGCAGAAAGACTCAggttaattataatttataatatcaCAGAAGCTTGCAGAATGATTAACTCTATTAATAACATTCTTACTGCTTCCAGGCCAAAACTTAATGAAAAAGTCTCAAGTTGTTTTATGAATTGAGTTTTGACAAATTAATGAAAACACCGATTTAACAACttaatctgttttgtaaaaatagttttaagggaCATCTAGATTAAAAAGCACAAACTACATTATGAATGAAATTAGTATGGGTTAATGAGGTGAAGTAGactcagaaaggaaaagataaaaaaatgttGATTAAGGAGGTTATAAGTCACAGAAACTCTTTTTCATTGTGCCCTGGAAGATTAAAAAGGATACTTTATTTTGGCAGACTGTCTGCAACTTTACAGATGGCGCATTGGTTCAACATCAGGAATGGGATGGAAAGGAAAGCACAATAACAAGAAAACTGGAAGATGGGAAATTAGTGGTGGTAAGTGACATCATATATCTTATATGAATTCATAGTTCACATAAGTGTTCTAGATCACTGATCATGAACAGGAGAACTaggttggaggaaaaaaaagtgcCAGATAACAAGATAAATACAAGAATACTTAATAACTAAAGAAAGCCCTTTGTGGAGCTAGAGAAGATGATATAGCAGGAGCTGGGTCTAGTCCGTGTTCTGCTGCTCTGTTTACAGTGCAGGCACACCTCAGAGATACTGTAGGTTTGATTCCAGACCACTACAAGAAGTGGAACATTGCGGTAAAGGGAGtcacacagagacaggaagtgagcaaatgctgttggaaaaaatgcTCCATAGACTTACTcagtgcagggttgccacaaaccttcagtttgtgAAAAATGACTATATAATCTTGAGcatacatttttctgtttctttaaaatgagGAATAGTATTTGCTAAAACTAAATGAATAG
The genomic region above belongs to Bos taurus isolate L1 Dominette 01449 registration number 42190680 breed Hereford chromosome 14, ARS-UCD2.0, whole genome shotgun sequence and contains:
- the FABP5 gene encoding fatty acid-binding protein 5, translated to MATVQQLVGRWRLVESKGFDEYMKEVGVGMALRKVGAMAKPDCIITSDGKNLSIKTESTLKTTQFSCKLGEKFEETTADGRKTQTVCNFTDGALVQHQEWDGKESTITRKLEDGKLVVVCVMNNVTCTRVYEKVE